The following proteins come from a genomic window of Streptomyces sp. GS7:
- a CDS encoding TetR/AcrR family transcriptional regulator: protein MNNDAPAPARPRGRPRGNPPTRESIVPAARALFLERGYRRTTVRAVAGAAGVDPALIAYHFGSKKGLFAEVMQFQCANALAVDAVLGGDQATLPDRLIDAVTDLWEDADFRQLTGQGDEAAEVIREYLEHELLARLVEFLGGRDATARATAVVTILGGLIYTRYLNPLPTPATLTPSETRHILTPALRAALAPRPRTAATTSAGRRGRPASGGGAAQP from the coding sequence ATGAATAACGACGCTCCTGCCCCCGCCCGCCCCCGGGGCCGCCCCCGCGGCAACCCGCCGACCCGCGAGTCGATCGTCCCGGCGGCCCGCGCGCTGTTCCTGGAGCGCGGCTACCGGCGCACCACCGTGCGCGCGGTGGCCGGGGCTGCCGGGGTCGACCCGGCGCTGATCGCGTACCACTTCGGCTCGAAGAAGGGCCTGTTCGCGGAGGTGATGCAGTTCCAGTGCGCCAACGCGCTGGCGGTGGACGCCGTCCTCGGCGGCGACCAGGCCACCCTCCCCGACCGCCTGATCGACGCGGTGACGGACCTGTGGGAGGACGCCGACTTCCGACAGCTCACCGGCCAGGGCGACGAGGCCGCCGAGGTGATCCGCGAGTACCTGGAACACGAGCTGTTGGCCCGGCTTGTTGAATTTCTCGGCGGCCGGGACGCGACCGCCCGCGCCACGGCCGTGGTGACGATCCTCGGCGGCCTCATCTACACCCGCTACCTCAACCCCCTCCCCACCCCCGCCACCCTCACCCCGTCCGAGACCCGCCACATCCTCACCCCGGCGCTGCGCGCGGCACTGGCCCCGAGGCCGCGTACCGCGGCAACCACCAGCGCAGGCCGTCGGGGCCGACCGGCCTCCGGTGGAGGCGCCGCCCAGCCTTGA
- a CDS encoding zinc finger domain-containing protein: protein MQATSRRRGGHSSLHSTTESQLIRARDYGYSHKRVESHDCPMSTCAAPAGSPCRTGKGKVAIQYHTARFRLVPQLAKALNVPTPAVRKPGSAWAELPRPRNAGAETVGHARLGYARASTARQSLDSQLDSLTEAGVTRIFS from the coding sequence ATGCAGGCGACTTCGCGACGTAGGGGAGGTCACAGTTCCCTGCACTCCACGACGGAATCCCAGCTCATCCGCGCACGCGACTACGGATATTCACACAAGCGCGTGGAATCGCACGACTGCCCGATGTCCACCTGCGCCGCCCCCGCGGGCTCGCCGTGCCGCACCGGCAAGGGCAAGGTGGCCATCCAGTACCACACCGCCCGCTTTCGCCTGGTGCCCCAACTCGCCAAGGCCCTCAACGTGCCGACTCCCGCCGTGCGCAAACCCGGCTCCGCCTGGGCCGAGCTACCCCGGCCGAGGAACGCCGGCGCCGAAACCGTCGGGCACGCCCGCCTGGGCTACGCCCGCGCATCCACCGCCCGCCAGTCCCTCGACTCCCAGCTCGACTCGCTCACCGAAGCCGGGGTTACCCGGATCTTCTCCTAG
- a CDS encoding helix-turn-helix domain-containing protein, with protein MPTIECARLLKDQGASHGQISAKTGIPKTSLHRYLQG; from the coding sequence CTGCCGACGATCGAGTGCGCGCGCCTGCTCAAGGACCAGGGCGCCAGCCACGGACAGATCAGCGCCAAGACCGGTATCCCGAAAACCTCCCTGCACCGCTACCTGCAGGGGTAG